A genomic window from Ideonella sp. WA131b includes:
- a CDS encoding type 4a pilus biogenesis protein PilO translates to MARTATPSFEASRLLAHAAGQFRNLNRKEPGQWPTLPRLTAWLGGAIAAVALGWFMVNRTATAELEEARAAEPRLQTDYVSRLRQAVNLGELRKQKLQVQEYVTQLEKQLPGKAEMDALLSDINQAGLGRGLQFELFRPGQVQVKEYYAELPISIRVNGRYHDLGSFAADISNLSRIVTLHNLAIAPTLREPSGNLSMEATARTYRYLDATEIAEQRDAAAARSNRGDRK, encoded by the coding sequence ATGGCCAGGACCGCAACGCCCAGCTTCGAAGCCAGCAGGCTGCTGGCGCATGCCGCAGGCCAGTTCCGCAACCTCAACCGCAAGGAGCCAGGGCAGTGGCCGACGCTGCCCCGGCTGACCGCCTGGCTGGGCGGGGCGATCGCTGCCGTCGCGCTGGGCTGGTTCATGGTCAACCGGACTGCCACCGCAGAGCTCGAGGAGGCGCGCGCCGCCGAGCCCCGATTGCAGACCGACTACGTCTCGCGCTTGCGCCAGGCCGTCAACCTCGGCGAGCTGCGCAAGCAGAAACTGCAGGTGCAGGAGTACGTGACGCAGCTCGAGAAGCAACTGCCGGGCAAGGCCGAGATGGACGCGCTGTTGTCCGACATCAACCAGGCCGGCCTTGGGCGCGGTCTGCAGTTCGAGCTGTTTCGCCCCGGCCAGGTGCAGGTCAAGGAGTACTACGCGGAGCTGCCGATATCGATCCGCGTCAACGGCCGCTACCACGACCTCGGCTCGTTCGCTGCCGACATCTCCAACCTGTCGCGCATCGTCACGCTGCACAACCTGGCGATCGCACCCACCCTGCGCGAGCCCTCGGGCAACTTGTCGATGGAAGCCACGGCCCGCACCTACCGCTACCTCGACGCCACGGAGATCGCCGAGCAACGGGACGCCGCTGCGGCGCGCAGCAACCGGGGAGACCGCAAATGA
- a CDS encoding PilN domain-containing protein, which translates to MILINLLPHREVKRAQKKRAFFVGLGGSVVVGLLIASTWYTWLQQMTAAQNGRNDFLKAEIGRLDAQIKDIATLRQEIEALKARQRAVEDLQTDRNVPVHLLNELTSQTPEGVYLTAINQQGQTVTIRGIAQTNERVSELLRNTFYNSPWLEKPDLIEIKATTLGAGREARRLFEFQLRLTLKRPRPAAPAKSS; encoded by the coding sequence GTGATCCTCATCAACCTCCTGCCTCACCGCGAGGTGAAGCGGGCCCAGAAGAAACGCGCCTTCTTCGTCGGCCTGGGCGGCAGCGTCGTCGTCGGGCTGCTGATCGCCAGCACCTGGTACACCTGGCTGCAGCAGATGACGGCAGCGCAGAACGGCCGCAACGACTTCCTCAAGGCCGAAATCGGCCGGCTCGACGCGCAGATCAAGGACATCGCCACGCTGCGCCAGGAAATCGAGGCGCTGAAGGCACGCCAGCGGGCGGTGGAAGATCTGCAGACCGACCGCAACGTGCCGGTGCACCTGCTCAATGAGTTGACCAGCCAGACACCCGAGGGCGTGTACCTCACGGCCATCAATCAGCAGGGCCAGACGGTGACCATCCGCGGCATCGCGCAGACCAACGAACGCGTCTCGGAATTGCTGCGCAACACCTTCTACAACTCGCCCTGGCTGGAGAAGCCGGACCTCATTGAGATCAAGGCCACCACGCTGGGCGCGGGGCGCGAGGCACGTCGCCTGTTCGAGTTCCAGTTGCGCCTGACGCTCAAGCGGCCCCGGCCCGCGGCGCCGGCCAAGTCGTCCTGA
- a CDS encoding type IV pilus secretin PilQ, translating into MRKSEEQPTMFHWPSCRAALVVLGTAALAVAGPGLAWAQNAIRSITSSQQAGTEVVRIELSQPLSAVPAGFSVQFPPRIAIDLPGVSNDIGRNLVEVNQGNLRSVAVAQGGDRTRLVLNLKQASGYRAQLQGSTLLLVLDLGGPAAEPVAVAPVAPTSGGGSFATSQNAESLPLRDIDFRRGSDGAGRVIVALPSTQVGVDIRQQGQSLVVEFLRTSLPEALRRRLDVTDFGTPVRTVATFQNGDRVRMVVEPTGAWEHSAYQTDNQFVLEVRPMKVDPNKLTQGPGFSGEKLSLNFQSIEVRALLQVIADFTNFNVVTSDTVTGTVTLRLKDVPWDQALDIILQSKGLGVRRSGNVLWIAPKEELTAKEQIELESRKKIADLEPTRTQSFQLNYTRAEDVAKGITGQTLVASGSSPGGNQPGRILSPRGSVLFESRTNQLFVTDVPGKLQEIQELIAKIDIPVRQVLIEARIVEADDSFGRNLGVKFGATDARGAPTRAGVSIGGTYDAIGVQTGQLQGPIDFQPNSQFVNLPAGGIGGASAATFALSLFGASANRFLNLELSALEAEGKGNIVSSPRVITADQREALIEQGEDIPYQQATSSGATSVSFKKATLSLKVKPQITPEGNVILNVEVNKDSRGELTTAGPAINTKRVTTEVLVENGGTVVIGGIFTQDEQNRVSKVPLLGDIPFVGALFRSTERSTRKTELLVFITPKIVTDRSAAR; encoded by the coding sequence ATGAGGAAATCTGAGGAGCAACCCACGATGTTCCATTGGCCATCCTGTCGTGCCGCTCTGGTGGTGCTGGGAACCGCCGCGCTGGCGGTCGCGGGGCCTGGTCTGGCCTGGGCGCAGAACGCGATCCGGTCCATCACCAGCAGCCAGCAGGCTGGAACGGAAGTCGTTCGCATCGAGCTCTCGCAGCCGCTTTCGGCGGTGCCGGCAGGCTTCTCGGTGCAGTTTCCACCGCGCATCGCCATCGACCTGCCCGGCGTCAGCAACGACATCGGCCGCAACCTTGTCGAGGTCAACCAGGGCAACCTGCGCTCGGTGGCGGTGGCCCAGGGCGGCGATCGCACGCGGCTGGTGCTCAATCTCAAGCAGGCCTCGGGCTACCGCGCCCAGTTGCAGGGCAGCACGCTGCTGCTGGTGCTCGACCTCGGCGGCCCGGCTGCCGAGCCGGTGGCCGTCGCCCCGGTGGCGCCAACCTCGGGCGGGGGCAGCTTCGCGACATCGCAGAACGCCGAGAGCCTGCCGCTGCGCGACATCGACTTCCGCCGCGGCAGCGACGGCGCCGGCCGCGTCATCGTCGCCCTGCCCAGCACGCAGGTGGGTGTGGACATCCGTCAGCAGGGCCAGAGCCTGGTCGTCGAGTTCCTGCGGACTTCGCTGCCCGAGGCGCTGCGCCGCCGCCTGGACGTGACCGACTTCGGCACGCCGGTGCGCACCGTGGCCACCTTCCAGAACGGCGACCGCGTGCGCATGGTGGTCGAGCCCACCGGCGCCTGGGAGCACAGCGCCTACCAGACCGACAACCAGTTCGTGCTGGAAGTCAGGCCGATGAAGGTCGACCCGAACAAGCTCACACAGGGGCCTGGCTTCAGCGGCGAGAAACTGAGCCTGAACTTCCAGAGCATCGAGGTCCGTGCGCTGCTGCAGGTGATCGCCGACTTCACCAACTTCAATGTCGTCACCTCCGACACCGTCACCGGCACGGTCACGCTGCGCCTGAAGGACGTTCCCTGGGACCAGGCCCTGGACATCATCCTGCAGAGCAAGGGCCTGGGCGTGCGCAGGAGCGGCAATGTGCTGTGGATCGCACCGAAAGAGGAGCTGACGGCCAAGGAGCAGATTGAGCTGGAGTCGCGCAAGAAGATCGCCGACCTGGAGCCCACCCGCACGCAGTCGTTCCAGCTCAACTACACGCGGGCCGAGGACGTGGCCAAGGGCATCACCGGCCAGACGCTGGTGGCCAGCGGCAGCAGCCCAGGCGGCAACCAGCCCGGGCGTATCCTCAGCCCGCGCGGCAGCGTGCTGTTCGAGTCGCGGACCAATCAGCTGTTCGTGACCGACGTGCCGGGCAAGCTGCAGGAGATCCAGGAGCTGATCGCCAAGATTGACATCCCGGTGCGGCAGGTCCTGATCGAGGCCCGCATCGTCGAGGCCGACGACAGCTTCGGCCGCAACCTGGGCGTCAAGTTCGGTGCCACCGACGCGCGCGGCGCGCCCACGCGGGCCGGCGTCAGCATCGGCGGCACGTATGACGCGATCGGCGTGCAGACCGGGCAGCTCCAGGGGCCCATCGACTTCCAGCCGAACTCGCAGTTCGTCAACCTGCCGGCCGGCGGCATCGGCGGCGCCAGTGCGGCCACCTTCGCACTGAGCTTGTTCGGCGCTTCGGCGAACCGCTTCCTGAACCTGGAGCTGTCGGCCCTGGAAGCCGAAGGCAAGGGCAACATCGTCTCGAGCCCGCGCGTCATCACCGCCGACCAGCGCGAGGCGCTGATCGAGCAAGGCGAGGACATCCCCTACCAACAGGCCACCAGCAGCGGGGCCACCTCGGTGTCGTTCAAAAAGGCCACGCTCAGCCTCAAGGTCAAGCCGCAGATCACGCCCGAGGGCAACGTGATCCTCAACGTGGAGGTCAACAAGGACAGCCGCGGCGAGCTGACCACCGCAGGCCCGGCCATCAACACCAAGCGCGTGACCACCGAGGTGCTGGTCGAAAACGGCGGCACGGTGGTGATCGGGGGCATCTTCACGCAGGACGAGCAGAACCGCGTCAGCAAAGTGCCGCTGCTGGGCGACATCCCTTTCGTCGGCGCGCTGTTCCGCAGCACCGAGCGCAGCACGCGCAAAACGGAACTGCTGGTCTTCATCACGCCCAAGATCGTGACTGACCGCTCGGCTGCGCGCTGA
- a CDS encoding pilus assembly protein PilP: MKPQRPRVPHPAKAGMLLAAALLAGCSADHDELRQWTEQQRRDIKPSITPLQPPKKFDPEPYTQSQAVDPFNSQKLSAALKQEASAPSSLLARQVNRRKEPLEAFPLDSMTMVGSLVRQGQGYALLRIDMLLYQVRVGDHIGQNHGRITGISETGITLTETVQDAGGEWIERPATLQLQDRAR, from the coding sequence ATGAAGCCCCAGCGCCCCCGGGTGCCGCATCCGGCGAAAGCCGGCATGCTGCTGGCCGCGGCGCTGCTGGCGGGCTGCAGCGCCGACCACGACGAGCTGCGCCAGTGGACGGAGCAGCAGCGCCGCGACATCAAGCCCAGCATCACGCCGCTGCAGCCGCCAAAGAAGTTCGACCCCGAGCCCTACACCCAGTCGCAGGCTGTCGATCCCTTCAACAGCCAGAAGCTCAGCGCCGCCCTCAAGCAGGAGGCGAGCGCGCCGAGCTCCCTGCTGGCGCGACAGGTCAACCGCCGCAAGGAACCCCTCGAGGCCTTCCCGCTGGACAGCATGACGATGGTCGGCAGCCTCGTGAGGCAGGGGCAGGGCTATGCGCTGCTGCGCATCGACATGCTGCTCTACCAGGTTCGCGTGGGCGACCACATCGGGCAGAACCACGGCCGGATCACGGGGATCTCCGAAACCGGGATTACATTGACGGAGACGGTCCAGGACGCCGGAGGTGAGTGGATCGAGCGTCCTGCCACACTGCAGCTCCAGGACCGGGCGCGATGA
- a CDS encoding shikimate kinase yields the protein MTVSLVGMPGCGKSTVGRHLARQLGLVFADSDAEVESRIGMPIRDFFAQHGEERFRDIEQDVIDELSARRGQVLATGGGAVLRPSNRDALHSRTHVLYLRATPDELARRLRHDTQRPLLQVADPLARLRELFRERDPLYRRTAHFVIEAARPSVPALLSMALMQLEVAGLVDPGRPVH from the coding sequence CTGACCGTTTCTCTGGTGGGCATGCCCGGCTGCGGCAAGTCCACCGTCGGCCGCCACCTGGCCCGCCAGCTGGGCCTGGTCTTCGCCGACAGCGACGCCGAGGTCGAGTCGCGGATCGGCATGCCGATCCGAGACTTCTTCGCGCAGCACGGCGAGGAGCGCTTCCGCGACATCGAGCAGGACGTCATCGACGAGCTCAGCGCGCGCCGCGGGCAGGTTCTGGCCACCGGCGGTGGCGCCGTGCTGCGCCCATCCAACCGGGATGCCCTGCACTCGCGCACGCACGTGCTGTACCTGCGCGCCACGCCGGACGAGCTTGCGCGCCGGCTGCGCCACGACACCCAGCGCCCGCTGCTGCAGGTGGCCGACCCGCTGGCCCGGCTGCGCGAGCTGTTCCGCGAGCGCGATCCGCTGTACCGCCGCACCGCGCACTTCGTGATCGAGGCCGCCCGGCCCTCGGTACCGGCCCTGCTGAGCATGGCGCTGATGCAGCTGGAGGTGGCCGGGCTGGTCGATCCAGGCCGGCCCGTACACTGA
- the aroB gene encoding 3-dehydroquinate synthase yields MNPPQPAPRVVAVRTPSKHYDILIGSGLLSEPGTWRGLPPCSHAVLVSNPTVFALHGERVLATLRGLAPRASHLLLPDGEAYKDWQHLNRVFDHLLREGCDRKAMLFALGGGVVGDMTGFAAACYMRGVPFVQLPTTLLAQVDSSVGGKTAINHPLGKNMIGAFQQPERVVCDLATLATLPARELRAGLAEVIKYAPIADAALLDWLEAHLDALLAGEAEALARAVQRSCEIKAEVVGGDERESGRRAILNFGHTFGHAIEAGLGYGQWLHGEAVGCGMVIAASLSADLGLVPRGWADRIARLVERAGLPVMAPDLGAERWFELMAVDKKAEAGDIRYVLLDGMGQATLRAVPRPLIEAALRRHVAVPHTGAALPA; encoded by the coding sequence ATGAACCCGCCCCAGCCTGCGCCGCGTGTCGTCGCGGTGCGAACGCCCAGCAAGCACTACGACATCCTCATCGGCAGCGGCCTGCTGTCGGAGCCGGGCACGTGGCGGGGGCTGCCGCCTTGCAGCCATGCCGTGCTGGTGAGCAACCCGACCGTGTTCGCCCTGCACGGCGAACGCGTCCTGGCCACGCTGCGCGGCCTGGCGCCGCGCGCCAGTCACCTGCTGCTGCCCGACGGCGAGGCCTACAAGGACTGGCAGCACCTCAACCGGGTGTTCGACCACCTGCTGCGCGAGGGCTGCGACCGCAAGGCGATGCTGTTCGCGCTCGGCGGCGGCGTCGTGGGCGACATGACCGGCTTCGCCGCCGCCTGCTACATGCGCGGCGTGCCTTTCGTGCAGTTGCCGACCACGCTGCTGGCGCAGGTGGACTCGTCGGTGGGCGGCAAGACGGCCATCAACCACCCGCTGGGAAAGAACATGATCGGCGCGTTCCAGCAGCCCGAGCGCGTGGTCTGCGACCTGGCCACGCTGGCCACGCTGCCCGCGCGTGAGCTGCGTGCGGGGCTGGCCGAGGTCATCAAGTACGCGCCCATCGCCGACGCGGCGCTGCTGGACTGGCTCGAGGCCCATCTCGACGCCCTGCTGGCCGGTGAGGCCGAGGCCCTGGCAAGGGCCGTGCAGCGCTCGTGCGAGATCAAGGCCGAGGTGGTGGGCGGTGACGAGCGCGAAAGCGGCCGCCGCGCCATCCTGAACTTCGGCCACACCTTCGGCCACGCCATCGAGGCCGGCCTCGGTTACGGCCAGTGGCTGCACGGCGAAGCCGTGGGCTGCGGCATGGTGATCGCCGCGTCGCTGTCGGCCGACCTGGGCCTGGTGCCGCGCGGCTGGGCCGACCGCATCGCACGGCTGGTCGAACGCGCCGGGCTGCCCGTGATGGCGCCCGACCTGGGCGCCGAGCGCTGGTTCGAGCTGATGGCGGTGGACAAGAAGGCCGAGGCCGGCGACATCCGCTACGTGCTGCTCGACGGCATGGGCCAGGCCACGCTGCGCGCCGTGCCGCGACCGCTGATCGAGGCTGCCCTGCGCCGGCATGTCGCGGTGCCGCACACCGGCGCCGCGCTGCCCGCTTGA
- a CDS encoding transposase: MARLPRLALAGRVHWLLQRGLSGRAVFEDDVDRDAYLGALRESAAAAHVRLHAFALADHEVQLVVTPDDTAGPSRLMQAVGRRYVSAHHRRHGGSGTLWDGRFRCAVVEPGATLLAVLTLVDGHATEPGQGSGAHRTGQPERRVPLADPPEVWALGNTPFERESAWRRRLEAGLPAAQRESLLSALRGGWAVGSAAFAEALAEQVARPTRPRPRGRPAGPPRRAAV; encoded by the coding sequence GTGGCACGCCTGCCTCGCCTCGCCCTGGCCGGCCGCGTGCACTGGTTGCTGCAGCGCGGGCTGAGCGGCCGCGCGGTGTTCGAGGACGACGTCGACCGCGACGCGTATCTCGGGGCCTTGCGCGAGTCCGCTGCCGCTGCCCACGTGCGGCTGCACGCCTTTGCACTGGCCGACCACGAGGTGCAGCTCGTGGTGACGCCGGACGACACCGCGGGGCCAAGCCGGCTGATGCAGGCGGTGGGCCGGCGCTACGTGAGTGCCCACCACCGCCGCCACGGCGGCAGCGGCACCTTGTGGGATGGCCGCTTTCGCTGTGCCGTCGTGGAACCGGGTGCCACGCTGCTGGCGGTGCTGACGCTGGTGGACGGACACGCCACCGAGCCCGGGCAAGGCAGCGGGGCACACCGCACCGGCCAACCGGAGCGCCGGGTGCCGCTGGCTGACCCACCCGAGGTGTGGGCGCTGGGCAACACCCCATTCGAGCGCGAGAGCGCCTGGCGCCGCCGCCTCGAGGCCGGCCTGCCCGCCGCGCAGCGTGAGTCCCTGCTGTCGGCCTTGCGCGGCGGCTGGGCGGTGGGATCGGCCGCATTCGCCGAGGCGCTGGCCGAACAAGTGGCGCGGCCGACAAGGCCGCGACCCAGGGGCCGGCCGGCCGGCCCGCCGCGCCGCGCCGCCGTCTGA
- a CDS encoding deoxyguanosinetriphosphate triphosphohydrolase, with translation MNTVLAPWASHPQRSRGRRIAEPPSPPRTEHQRDRDRIVHSNAFRRLVYKTQVFINHEGDLFRTRLTHSLEVAQLGRSVARALGLNEDLVEAIALAHDLGHTPFGHAGQDALAECMAAHGGFEHNLQSLRVVDRLEARYAAFDGLNLSLETREGVLKHCSRRHAERLLAEEPDGPARRFVHGGSPSLEAQLVNVADELAYSAHDADDGVRSGLLTLEQLLAVPLVAHHHAAVQAAHPGLDPRRQLYETLRRMLSAQVHDLIAHTRAACEAAAAEGGLDADGVRAQPPLVGLSPALREASLVLKRFLFQHLYRHPQVVERTGLARQVLAELFAAYRAAPGEMSPDYARASQDPARTVADYVAGMTDRFALREHHRLTGRRVLDW, from the coding sequence TTGAACACCGTGCTGGCGCCCTGGGCCAGCCATCCGCAGCGCTCGCGCGGGCGCCGCATCGCCGAGCCGCCGTCGCCGCCGCGCACCGAGCACCAGCGCGACCGCGACCGCATCGTGCACAGCAATGCCTTCCGGCGCCTGGTCTACAAGACGCAGGTCTTCATCAACCACGAGGGCGACCTGTTCCGCACGCGGCTGACGCACTCGCTGGAGGTGGCGCAACTCGGCCGCTCGGTGGCACGCGCCCTGGGCCTGAACGAGGATCTGGTCGAGGCCATCGCGCTGGCCCACGACCTCGGCCACACGCCTTTCGGCCACGCCGGGCAGGACGCGCTGGCCGAGTGCATGGCCGCGCACGGCGGCTTCGAGCACAACCTGCAGAGCCTGCGCGTTGTCGACCGGCTGGAAGCGCGCTACGCCGCCTTCGACGGCCTGAACCTCAGCCTGGAGACGCGGGAGGGTGTCCTCAAGCACTGCAGCCGCCGCCACGCGGAGCGGCTGCTGGCCGAGGAGCCCGACGGGCCGGCCCGGCGTTTCGTGCACGGCGGCTCGCCCAGCCTGGAGGCCCAGCTCGTCAACGTGGCCGACGAGCTGGCCTACAGCGCCCACGACGCCGACGACGGCGTGCGCTCCGGGCTCCTCACGCTGGAGCAGTTGCTCGCGGTGCCGCTGGTGGCGCACCACCACGCCGCGGTGCAGGCCGCGCACCCGGGCCTGGACCCCCGGCGGCAGCTGTATGAGACGCTGCGCCGCATGCTCTCGGCGCAGGTGCACGACCTGATCGCGCACACCCGCGCCGCCTGCGAGGCCGCAGCCGCCGAAGGCGGGCTCGACGCCGACGGCGTGCGCGCGCAGCCGCCGCTCGTGGGCCTGTCGCCGGCACTGCGCGAGGCCTCGCTGGTGTTGAAGCGCTTCCTCTTCCAGCACCTGTACCGGCACCCGCAGGTGGTGGAGCGCACCGGCCTCGCGCGCCAGGTGTTGGCCGAGCTGTTCGCGGCCTACCGAGCCGCGCCCGGCGAGATGAGCCCGGACTACGCCCGCGCCTCGCAAGACCCGGCGCGCACCGTGGCCGACTACGTGGCCGGCATGACCGACCGTTTTGCGCTGCGCGAGCACCACCGGCTGACGGGCCGGCGCGTGCTCGACTGGTGA